The Amycolatopsis sp. DG1A-15b genome window below encodes:
- the fahA gene encoding fumarylacetoacetase — MNVTWLDLADDTPFGLDNLPYGVFSVGGAPERRIGVPVGDQVLDLTAAAAGTAAAFAPLLTSGVLNPLLAAGAATWREVRESVTEWLTEARYADQLRPHLMPLAEVTTHLAFEVADYVDFYSSEHHALNAGKIFRPDATELPPNWKHLPIGYHGRAGTVVASGTPVVRPHGQRKPRNADTPSFGPSQRLDIEAEVGFVVGTPSVAGTRVSTADFADHVFGVCLVNDWSARDIQAWEYQPLGPFLGKSFATSVSPWIVPLAALEHARVDGPPQDPEPFEYLRTGEKWGLDLALEVRLNGHLVSSPPFATQYWTAPQQLAHMTVNGASLRTGDLFASGTVTGPERDQRGSFLELSWGGQEPLELPGGVTRTFLEDGDEVVIGATAPGPRGTRIGFGEVRGTVVPG, encoded by the coding sequence GTGAACGTGACCTGGCTCGACCTTGCCGACGACACGCCGTTCGGCCTGGACAACCTGCCCTACGGCGTCTTCTCGGTCGGCGGCGCGCCCGAGCGGCGGATCGGCGTGCCGGTCGGCGATCAGGTGCTCGACCTGACCGCGGCGGCCGCCGGGACCGCCGCCGCGTTCGCTCCGCTGCTCACCTCCGGAGTGCTCAACCCGCTGCTCGCCGCCGGGGCCGCCACCTGGCGCGAAGTCCGCGAGAGCGTCACCGAGTGGCTGACCGAAGCCCGCTACGCCGATCAGCTCCGGCCGCACCTCATGCCCCTGGCCGAGGTGACCACGCACCTGGCGTTCGAGGTCGCCGACTACGTCGACTTCTACTCCAGCGAGCACCACGCCCTCAACGCCGGCAAGATCTTCCGCCCGGACGCGACCGAGCTCCCGCCCAACTGGAAGCACCTGCCGATCGGCTACCACGGCCGGGCCGGCACCGTCGTGGCGTCCGGCACGCCGGTCGTCCGGCCGCACGGGCAGCGCAAGCCCCGCAACGCCGACACCCCGTCGTTCGGGCCGTCGCAACGGCTGGACATCGAGGCGGAGGTCGGGTTCGTCGTCGGCACTCCGTCCGTCGCGGGCACGCGGGTGTCCACAGCGGACTTCGCGGACCACGTGTTCGGCGTCTGCCTCGTCAACGACTGGTCGGCGCGCGACATCCAGGCCTGGGAGTACCAGCCGCTGGGCCCGTTCCTGGGCAAGTCGTTCGCGACGTCGGTGTCGCCGTGGATCGTCCCGCTGGCCGCGCTGGAGCACGCGCGCGTCGACGGGCCGCCGCAGGACCCCGAGCCGTTCGAGTACCTCCGGACCGGCGAAAAGTGGGGCCTGGACCTGGCGCTGGAGGTCCGCCTCAACGGCCACCTGGTGTCGAGCCCGCCGTTCGCGACGCAGTACTGGACGGCTCCGCAGCAGCTGGCGCACATGACGGTCAACGGCGCGAGCCTGCGCACGGGCGACCTCTTCGCCTCGGGCACGGTGACCGGCCCGGAGCGTGACCAGCGCGGCTCGTTCCTGGAGCTGTCCTGGGGCGGCCAGGAGCCGCTGGAGCTGCCCGGCGGCGTGACGAGGACGTTCCTCGAGGACGGCGACGAAGTGGTGATCGGCGCGACCGCGCCCGGCCCGCGCGGCACGCGCATCGGCTTCGGTGAGGTGCGGGGTACGGTGGTTCCCGGCTAG
- a CDS encoding LLM class F420-dependent oxidoreductase, with product MKIGTGISYSGGFAESVADVVELEKAGLDVVFVPEAYSFDAVSQLGYLAAKTERVQLASGIFQIYTRTPTLTAMTAAGLDFVSDGRFILGLGASGPQVIEGFHGVKYDAPLGRTREIVDVCRQVWRRERVVHEGKHYTIPLPPEQGTGLGKPLKLINHPVRERIPVLLASIGPKNVALTAEIAEGWQPIFFHPEKAADVWGAALAEGKAKRDAALGELDTFVTVALAIGDDVEALLDHVRPVLALYIGGMGARGKNFYNDLACRYGYEAEAKLIQDLYLDGKKAEAAAAVPAELLRAISLVGPAGYVKERLAAFAEAGATTLVVNPLQPGREGRVAAVSQLRELIG from the coding sequence ATGAAGATCGGGACCGGGATCAGCTACTCCGGCGGCTTCGCCGAAAGCGTCGCCGACGTCGTCGAACTGGAGAAGGCCGGCCTCGACGTCGTCTTCGTGCCGGAGGCGTACTCGTTCGACGCGGTCAGCCAGCTCGGCTACCTGGCCGCGAAGACCGAGCGCGTCCAGCTGGCGTCCGGCATCTTCCAGATCTACACCCGCACGCCGACGCTGACCGCGATGACCGCGGCCGGCCTCGACTTCGTCTCCGACGGGCGGTTCATCCTCGGGCTCGGGGCGTCCGGCCCGCAGGTCATCGAGGGGTTCCACGGCGTGAAGTACGACGCGCCGCTGGGCCGCACGCGTGAGATCGTCGACGTCTGCCGCCAGGTGTGGCGCCGCGAGCGCGTGGTGCACGAGGGCAAGCACTACACGATCCCGCTGCCGCCCGAGCAGGGCACCGGGCTCGGCAAGCCGCTCAAGCTGATCAACCACCCGGTGCGGGAGCGGATCCCGGTGCTGCTGGCCTCGATCGGGCCGAAGAACGTCGCCCTGACGGCCGAGATCGCCGAGGGCTGGCAGCCGATCTTCTTCCACCCGGAGAAGGCCGCCGACGTCTGGGGCGCCGCCCTGGCCGAGGGCAAGGCCAAGCGCGACGCGGCCTTGGGCGAGCTGGACACGTTCGTCACGGTGGCCCTGGCCATCGGCGACGACGTGGAGGCCTTGCTGGACCACGTGCGCCCCGTCCTGGCCCTGTACATCGGCGGAATGGGCGCCCGGGGCAAGAACTTCTACAACGACCTGGCCTGCCGCTACGGCTACGAGGCCGAGGCGAAGCTGATCCAGGACCTGTACCTGGACGGCAAGAAGGCCGAAGCGGCGGCGGCGGTCCCGGCCGAGCTCCTGCGCGCGATTTCCCTGGTCGGCCCGGCGGGGTACGTGAAGGAGCGTTTGGCGGCCTTCGCCGAGGCGGGCGCGACGACCCTGGTGGTGAACCCCCTGCAGCCCGGCCGCGAGGGTCGCGTGGCGGCGGTATCGCAGCTGCGCGAGCTGATCGGCTGA
- a CDS encoding class F sortase — protein MEQGKEMQRPERLVRPAAVVLAVVAGLGCVLLGVTSVLAPAPAAAPASGRPEAAGAPPVALLIPDLDLTLNHVVALGHVGGRREQPGTASGVGWFADGPAPGAPGVAVLSAHASFGYTAGAFARLGKLPPGAAITIRDARGRESRFTVRRTAVFPASEPDSTLAAPEGTGPQLRLITSDGTYDSAGFSGTRIAVYASPA, from the coding sequence GTGGAGCAGGGGAAAGAGATGCAACGGCCCGAGCGGCTCGTGCGGCCGGCCGCTGTCGTGCTCGCGGTCGTGGCCGGGCTCGGGTGCGTCCTCCTCGGCGTGACGTCGGTGCTGGCGCCGGCGCCAGCGGCCGCCCCGGCCTCGGGCCGGCCCGAGGCCGCCGGAGCCCCGCCGGTGGCGTTGCTGATCCCGGACCTCGACCTGACCCTGAACCACGTGGTGGCCCTCGGCCACGTGGGCGGCCGCCGCGAGCAGCCGGGCACGGCATCGGGCGTGGGCTGGTTCGCCGACGGACCGGCGCCGGGAGCACCCGGAGTGGCGGTGTTGTCGGCGCACGCGAGCTTCGGCTACACCGCCGGCGCATTCGCCCGGCTGGGCAAGCTCCCCCCGGGAGCGGCGATCACGATCCGCGACGCGAGGGGCCGGGAGTCCCGGTTCACGGTCCGCAGGACGGCGGTGTTCCCGGCGAGCGAGCCGGACAGCACGCTGGCGGCACCGGAGGGCACCGGACCGCAGCTGAGGCTGATCACCAGCGACGGCACGTACGACAGCGCCGGCTTCAGCGGCACGCGGATCGCGGTCTACGCAAGCCCGGCTTAG
- a CDS encoding exopolyphosphatase, which yields MRKGAEPAVGVLDVGSFSARLVVVPVDGSPREPVVNHQTRLRLDRELDVRGRLSDRGIDAVTAAVAAGMTMAYRHGVSDVYPLATSSIRDAANAADVVRHVAGETGVELRFLSGPCEAELTYVAARRWYAAEPGPMLVLDIGGGTVELAAGSGEKATFARSLPLGARSMTRDWLPSERVSNKQVKALRTHALDVVTTTLGAADVDDPRVVGCSKVLQQLARLAGARPGKCKELRLDDLRAWIPRLAALPPSRRAELPGISRSRAHQALAGAIVAEALLTVAGGKVTICPWSTRDGLLLTLQDKARAAAGKRAA from the coding sequence GTGCGAAAAGGAGCAGAGCCCGCGGTGGGCGTGCTGGACGTCGGTTCGTTCAGCGCCCGGCTCGTGGTGGTGCCGGTGGACGGCTCACCCCGCGAACCGGTGGTCAACCACCAGACGCGGCTGCGTCTGGACCGCGAGCTCGACGTCCGTGGCCGCCTCTCCGACCGCGGCATCGACGCCGTCACGGCCGCCGTAGCGGCGGGCATGACCATGGCCTACCGCCACGGCGTCAGCGACGTCTACCCGCTCGCGACGTCCTCGATCCGCGACGCCGCCAACGCGGCGGACGTCGTCCGGCACGTCGCCGGCGAAACCGGTGTCGAACTGCGGTTCCTCTCCGGCCCCTGCGAGGCCGAACTGACCTACGTGGCCGCCCGCCGCTGGTACGCCGCCGAGCCCGGGCCGATGCTCGTGCTCGACATCGGCGGCGGGACGGTCGAGCTGGCCGCCGGCTCCGGGGAGAAAGCCACCTTCGCGCGCTCGCTGCCGCTGGGCGCCCGCTCGATGACGCGGGACTGGCTGCCGTCCGAGCGCGTGTCGAACAAGCAGGTCAAGGCGCTGCGCACGCACGCCCTCGACGTCGTGACCACCACGCTCGGTGCCGCCGACGTCGACGATCCCCGGGTCGTCGGCTGCTCGAAGGTGCTGCAGCAGCTCGCGCGGCTGGCCGGCGCCCGCCCGGGCAAGTGCAAGGAGCTGCGGCTCGACGACCTCCGCGCGTGGATCCCGCGGCTCGCCGCGCTGCCGCCGTCGCGGCGGGCGGAACTGCCCGGCATCTCCCGCAGCCGCGCCCACCAGGCCCTGGCCGGCGCGATCGTCGCGGAAGCGCTGCTGACGGTCGCCGGCGGCAAGGTGACGATCTGCCCCTGGTCGACCCGCGACGGCCTGCTGCTCACCCTGCAGGACAAGGCGCGTGCGGCGGCGGGCAAGCGCGCGGCCTGA